Genomic window (Ananas comosus cultivar F153 linkage group 1, ASM154086v1, whole genome shotgun sequence):
CCGAATCCCCCTTCGACGCAGCAGCTGCGGTAGCAGCAGCGCTAGCCGATGCGGCACCGCCCCCCGCCGAATGCCCATTCTCCCTCCCTTCCGCTGCCGCGGATTCTGGAAGCTTCCGCTCCACCGCAGCCGCATCCGCCGATCTCGTCTTGCTCCTACCGGCGCCGCGGCGCTTGCATAGGAGGacgaggagggcgaggaggaggagcgctCCAATGGCGCACCCCACCGCGATCCCCGCGATCGCTCCCCCggagagcttcttcttcttcttcgtcttgttgctctcccctcctcctcctgctcctcctcctcctccgggcCCCTCCGCGGGCGACGGAGCGATCTCCCCCGGGCACAGGCCCAGCGGGCCACCGCAGAGACCGGTGGAGAGGAACGAGCTCGCGGGCATTTTGCGGAGGCGCGAGGGGATCGATCCGCTGAGATTGTTGAAGGAAACGTTGAATTGGACGAGGCTCGGGAGATTTAGATCCGGGATCTCGCCCGAGAGCTGGTTCTCCTCGAGGTAGAGGGTGCCGAGGCGGGTGAGGTTGTTGAACGCCGGCGAGATCTCGCCGGAGAAGTTGTTGCCGGCGAGGTTGAGGCGCACGAGCTTGGGGAGGGCGAAGATCGCGGCGGGGATCTCGCCCGAGAGGCGGTTGCGCTGGAGGTAGAGGTTGCGGAGCTCGGAGAGCGCGGCGAGGTCGCCGGGGAGGGCGCCGGAGAGGGCGTTGAAGCGGAGGCTGAGGGTGCGGAGCGCGGTGAGGTTGCCTAGGGTTCCGGCGGGGACCTCGCCGATGAGCCCCACGCCGGGGAGGCGGAGGGAGACGACGCGCCCCGCCGCGTCGCACCCGACACCCTGCCACGAGCACGCCGCCGCCGAGGGGCTCCACGGCAGCGCCGAGCGCCCCACGGCGCTCCGGAGCGCCTGCAGCGCCGCCGCATCGGATGCGGCCGTGCCTGGCGGCCGCCCGGCGCCCGCCGATACTAGTAACGACGCGCCACCGGACGGCCCGAACGGCGACGGCGAGGCGACGGAGGTCTGCTGCaactgcggcggcggcggcggccgcggtgACCACAATCGCGGCGCGGCGGTTACCCGACTCCGccgaggaagagagagaaacagggagagagaaacagagaagAGGGGAGTGTGAGAGTGGCGTTGGGCGTTGCATAAACCCCTAATAAAAAGTCTCCCGAtcgaaataaattaatataaatacaataatatatatgataaataaataaagaattattattttaattgtgTTTTTTAAAGCTTTTAGTTTTTTCATtacctaaaaagaaaaaaaaaaagaaaaaacttgagGACTGAGGAACCACAAAGAATGTGATGTATAAGGATTATTTGCTTTAAATTACACTCTATATTTTAATGTGGAACCCTAAACCAACCCCCCCTATATGCGTTAGATAATATAAAAACCATTAATACAcatggaattaaaaaaaatattatatatatagtaattatatatacattaataattttaaattttatcttttatattttactaacAGAACATATAATCTGAATAAATTTATGATGAATAACTAATcgataaaaatatacagaaacctctcaattacaaattattatgaaataattattttttcaattttatcaaatttaatgatctTTTTGTTATTAGCCGTTAGCTAgtctagttttatttttaaaaagtttattaaATTTGCTAAAGTTAACGATAAATTTGAAAGgaattactaaaattttattttaaataatataagaatgaaaaaaggaatataattttttttaaaaaaaaataaatattaaatttctgACACACTATCCGCATTAGCAGGTGCTCAGTTCCTCCCTCAGTTCAGTGTCCGCAGCTTTTGAGGCGCGCTTCGGTGTAACGCCCGCCTATGTCACGTCTCTCCCGCTGACACGTGGGGCCCACGTATAAGGTACGTGGTCCCCTTTTGTGGTCCTTTTTGGAGCGTGCCCTTTTAACCCTGGTGGGCCGGTGGCGGGAAATCGCTTCGGTGTTACGCCCACATGTCACGGTTCTTCCACTGACATGTGGGCCCCACAGAAAATATATACGTGGTCCCATTTTACGGTCCGCGTTCGAGTGCCCTTTATTTGCCCTGGTGGCGCGAAATTCGTTTTCACTCACGCGCGGAGTGACGccgaaaaattaattacatgcacccggtgcaccgtaCACCGTACACCTATTTGAGAGAATTTTTATTTCGCTTAATTGCACTATACAAAAATATACTCTACAAATTTTTTACACTTTCTATAAtgcgacattttttttttttttttccaccgctTCACtcaaatctataattttatatgcaagttgtttaaaaatatagttaaaaaatgTCAAAGCATATGCTCAACtcatttttaacataaaaataataaattatacaaaaataattatggtaaacttcaaataccattgctgtgatttcgtattttctcactttactatcttgtggtttaaaatgtatcaaattaatatCATGTGAttccatttttatcttttcgtcagcttttctgttatatttcgttaaattatatataaaaacttcagatattccatctagatttatcaaatattcactttaatactcattagttttaattttgtcactaatttaacgaaaaaaattagtgaaatcgataataaaaagataaaaataaaaccacagaatattaaattgatacactttaaaccacaaagtacctatagtgagaaagtatgaaaccacaggggtggtatttaaagcttttccaaataattaaaaataagttaataGAAACATTCATAAGGGTATATGGAGATTTATCTTGCCTTTCAACTAAtgtttcttaataaaattattagattttgtctaaaataatagatttattagcagtaatatagagattgacaagaaaaaaaaaattgcttagTGATATTTATgcgaaaagaaaataatatgatattgaaaaataaaagtaaatttaaaatacagtgtagagattataaaatataataatataacattttctttgaaagaaaaaataatatgatgtaggaaataaaaaaaaaacactaaaatatattacaatagAGTGTAGTGAagtctttttattttgatagataTTTTGTGTAAAAATAATGACAACAAATCAAATGCTCGTGGTTTTGTaaaattgcaattttttttatttttttgagctagtcgcttcatatatttttatttttatttatttttttcttagaatttcgaatatcaataattaaattttttaccaatTGTGccgaattttttgaaaaaattttattttcatgtttAAATTGCATACTACTTTTGTTCAGATTATTACCATCTCACGTAGCTTAACGAGATTGGTTATATACAAAGTTTAccataaaaatcttaaaatttggtaaaattgtatgaaatttatttgaattgtgATTCATTTTAGTTCAGCTCTCTATCCCGCAAGAATTTTAGTTTTGTTgcctttttaaaattgaaaatatttattcattttagtaatccaaaaaaaatttctacgtCAATAAATTATGATACTAATTGATATTCTCTCAATAGGtttatattttcattattaATAGGTAAAACGAGGCATGATTTACTTAAATTATAAACCATTTATAAagttataattacaaaaattatataaaatatactaattaaatttgtaaaagtaaataatgtattcaaaatttaaaattaaaatattctttattgACTCAAATAAAATGAATTGAAAGGTTATATAGTGAATTCAAAATTGTTGGTAaatcatttctcaaaaaaaaaaaatgtttggtaAAATCGACGTATCctcataatattattatatatattatattaatatatatatactatactactattactatattacatatattatatatataattta
Coding sequences:
- the LOC109717619 gene encoding probable inactive receptor kinase At1g48480, yielding MERGSSQGRLRLARQISYRLMLVTVAEPAEPDENIETLGGLCNAQRHSHTPLFSVSLSLFLSLPRRSRVTAAPRLWSPRPPPPPQLQQTSVASPSPFGPSGGASLLVSAGAGRPPGTAASDAAALQALRSAVGRSALPWSPSAAACSWQGVGCDAAGRVVSLRLPGVGLIGEVPAGTLGNLTALRTLSLRFNALSGALPGDLAALSELRNLYLQRNRLSGEIPAAIFALPKLVRLNLAGNNFSGEISPAFNNLTRLGTLYLEENQLSGEIPDLNLPSLVQFNVSFNNLSGSIPSRLRKMPASSFLSTGLCGGPLGLCPGEIAPSPAEGPGGGGGAGGGGESNKTKKKKKLSGGAIAGIAVGCAIGALLLLALLVLLCKRRGAGRSKTRSADAAAVERKLPESAAAEGRENGHSAGGGAASASAAATAAAASKGDSGGAGAGAKKLVFFGGPASAVLESGTTVAVKRLKEVSLPEREFREKVEAVGSLRHENLVPLMAYYYSKDEKLLVYDYMPMGSLSALLHGNRGSGRTPLNWETRLNIALSAARGVAYIHSAGPPSANSHGNIKSSNVLLSKSYAARVSDHGLAPLVGPLSSPSRVAGYRAPEVTDPHKVSQKADIYSFGVLLLELLTGKAPTQALLNEEGVDLPRWVQSVVREEWTQEVFDLELLRYQNVEEEMVQLLQLAIDCAVQYPDNRPPMSEVVSRIEEIQKSGVRAADKNESQSIEDGGDDRSSARTESIEGPRQL